One Limimonas halophila genomic window carries:
- a CDS encoding LuxR C-terminal-related transcriptional regulator — protein MEGKIFVADANRLWRDGIRRILDGSKFELAGEADNLSGLTNALAETSDRPELVVVDVDVLNGDVSASVDAVRQHAGDARIVVLAGRDKAAELLECFRAGVDGCLLKDITSPALLECFDVIRLGERVFPPELLTMVMDNQHPFSAAINDRSGYSRLSEREREILACLVNGHSNKAIANNLRVTEATVKVHLKSILRKINVQNRTQAAIWALHNGINQPPATVTGQSSDLPRP, from the coding sequence ATGGAAGGCAAGATTTTCGTGGCGGATGCCAACCGCCTGTGGCGTGACGGGATCCGGCGCATCCTCGACGGCAGCAAGTTCGAGTTGGCCGGCGAGGCGGACAACCTGAGCGGCCTCACCAACGCGCTGGCCGAAACCAGCGATCGGCCAGAACTCGTGGTCGTGGACGTGGACGTCCTCAACGGCGACGTCTCCGCCAGCGTCGACGCGGTGCGTCAGCACGCGGGCGACGCGCGTATCGTGGTGCTGGCCGGGCGCGATAAGGCGGCGGAATTGCTCGAGTGCTTCCGTGCCGGCGTGGACGGGTGTCTGCTCAAGGACATCACCAGTCCCGCGTTGCTGGAATGCTTCGACGTGATCCGCCTGGGCGAGCGGGTGTTCCCGCCGGAACTGCTCACGATGGTGATGGACAACCAGCACCCCTTCTCGGCCGCGATCAACGACCGTTCGGGCTATTCGCGCCTGTCCGAGCGCGAGCGCGAGATCCTCGCGTGCCTCGTCAACGGACACTCGAACAAGGCGATCGCCAACAACCTGCGGGTAACCGAGGCCACGGTGAAGGTTCACCTCAAGAGCATCCTGCGCAAGATCAACGTGCAGAACCGCACGCAGGCGGCGATCTGGGCGCTGCACAACGGCATCAACCAGCCGCCGGCGACCGTCACCGGCCAATCGTCGGACCTGCCGCGCCCGTAA
- the rho gene encoding transcription termination factor Rho — MNLQDLKAKSPADLLAYAEELDIENASTLRKQEMMFAILERLAQQDISIYGSGVLEIMQDGFGFLRSPESNYLPGPDDIYVSPSQIRRFGLRTGDTVEGEIRSPNKGERYFALLKVNRVNFDTPDLLRHRINFDNLTPLYPQDKINLEVPGDKDMTNRVIDLVAPLGKGQRALIVSPPRAGKTMILQNIARAVETNHPECYLIVLLIDERPEEVTDMARSVHGEVVSSTFDEPAQRHVQVTEMVLQKARRLVEAKKDVVILLDSITRLGRAYNTVVPSSGKVLTGGVDANALQRPKRFFGAARNIEEGGSMTIVGTALVDTGSRMDEVIFEEFKGTGNCEIVLDRKLADKRTYPAINVGPSGTRREELLLDEERLNKTIVLRRILHPMGSMDAMEFLLDKLRRTKTNADFFETMNQ, encoded by the coding sequence ATGAATCTGCAAGACCTGAAGGCGAAATCGCCTGCCGACCTTCTCGCCTATGCCGAGGAGCTGGACATCGAGAACGCGAGCACCCTGCGCAAGCAGGAAATGATGTTCGCCATTCTCGAACGCCTCGCCCAGCAGGATATCTCGATCTACGGCTCGGGCGTGCTGGAAATCATGCAGGACGGCTTCGGCTTCCTGCGCTCACCGGAATCCAACTACCTGCCGGGGCCCGACGACATCTACGTCAGCCCCTCGCAGATCCGACGCTTCGGCCTGCGCACGGGCGACACCGTCGAAGGCGAGATCCGCTCCCCGAACAAGGGCGAGCGCTACTTCGCGCTGCTCAAGGTCAACCGCGTCAACTTCGACACGCCCGACCTGCTGCGCCACCGCATCAACTTCGACAACCTCACGCCCTTGTACCCCCAGGACAAGATCAACCTGGAGGTGCCCGGGGACAAGGACATGACCAACCGGGTCATCGACCTGGTGGCGCCGCTCGGCAAGGGGCAGCGCGCGCTCATCGTCTCCCCGCCACGCGCGGGTAAGACGATGATCCTCCAGAACATCGCGCGCGCGGTGGAGACCAACCACCCCGAGTGCTACCTGATCGTGCTGCTGATCGACGAGCGCCCCGAGGAAGTCACCGACATGGCGCGCTCGGTGCACGGCGAGGTGGTGTCCTCCACCTTCGACGAGCCGGCGCAGCGCCACGTCCAGGTGACGGAGATGGTGCTGCAAAAGGCGCGCCGGCTGGTGGAGGCCAAGAAGGACGTCGTCATCCTGCTGGACTCCATCACCCGTCTGGGCCGCGCCTACAACACCGTCGTGCCGTCGTCGGGCAAGGTGCTGACCGGCGGCGTGGACGCCAACGCCCTGCAGCGGCCCAAGCGCTTCTTCGGCGCCGCCCGCAACATCGAAGAGGGGGGCTCGATGACCATCGTCGGCACGGCGCTCGTCGACACGGGCTCGCGCATGGACGAAGTCATCTTCGAGGAGTTCAAGGGCACCGGCAACTGCGAGATCGTTCTGGACCGCAAGCTGGCCGACAAGCGCACCTACCCGGCCATCAACGTCGGCCCCTCGGGCACCCGGCGCGAGGAGCTGCTGCTGGACGAGGAACGGCTCAACAAGACGATCGTGCTGCGCCGCATCCTGCATCCGATGGGCTCCATGGACGCCATGGAGTTCCTCTTGGACAAGCTGCGCCGCACCAAGACCAACGCCGACTTCTTCGAGACGATGAACCAGTAA
- the cpaB gene encoding Flp pilus assembly protein CpaB → MRIRLILLLTIALGAASGAAYLTQSWLNAERAARAEVKTDREPEQPTVQVLVATKDLSAGRILKDDDLRWQAWPEGGLSDSYMLKSEKADPELEGTVLRRSLPQGTPVTDKIVVRPGDRGFLAAMLGEGMRAVSVPVDAAAGLAGLVYPGDHVDVILTHEIDKDQANAKADRRASETVLSDIRVLALDQRTADDEGKRTVAKTATLEVTPRQAERISLAKSMGTLKLSLRPVVRDGETPADDASAIAASQMSGFVHVPSRASDDKHEVSVIRGDKAAKRSFETGS, encoded by the coding sequence ATGCGCATCCGCTTGATCCTCCTTCTGACCATCGCCCTCGGCGCCGCCAGCGGCGCGGCGTATCTCACGCAGTCCTGGCTGAACGCCGAGCGCGCGGCCCGCGCCGAGGTGAAGACCGACCGCGAGCCCGAACAGCCCACCGTCCAGGTGCTGGTCGCGACGAAGGATCTTTCGGCGGGACGAATCCTCAAGGACGACGACCTGCGCTGGCAGGCGTGGCCCGAGGGCGGCCTGTCCGACAGCTACATGCTGAAGAGCGAAAAGGCGGACCCGGAGCTGGAGGGAACCGTCCTGCGCCGTTCGCTGCCGCAGGGCACGCCGGTCACCGACAAGATCGTCGTGCGTCCCGGCGACCGTGGATTCCTCGCCGCCATGCTGGGAGAGGGGATGCGCGCGGTCAGCGTGCCCGTGGACGCCGCCGCCGGCCTGGCCGGGCTGGTCTACCCCGGCGACCACGTTGACGTGATCTTAACGCACGAGATCGATAAAGATCAGGCGAACGCGAAAGCGGACCGGCGGGCGAGCGAGACGGTGCTCAGCGACATCCGCGTGCTCGCGCTGGATCAGCGCACGGCGGATGACGAGGGCAAGCGGACGGTCGCCAAGACGGCCACCCTGGAGGTCACGCCGCGCCAGGCCGAGCGCATCTCGCTCGCCAAGAGCATGGGCACCCTCAAGCTCAGCCTGCGGCCGGTGGTCCGCGACGGCGAGACGCCGGCGGACGATGCGTCGGCGATCGCTGCGAGTCAGATGAGCGGGTTCGTGCACGTGCCGAGCCGGGCGAGCGACGACAAGCACGAGGTGAGCGTGATCCGGGGCGACAAGGCCGCCAAGCGCAGCTTCGAGACGGGATCGTGA
- a CDS encoding A24 family peptidase has product MPVHPLAIGLACAVAALVGVAAVHDATARRVPNAVCLLLIAIYPAIFATPAAPQPIWGGLAAALAVFAVGAVVFAAGWLGGGDVKLLSVLALWAGAAHVAELLLITALAGGVLALAVLVYSRAVAVVPALAIGSRVPKQATLPYGVAIACGGLWIAATLIGAA; this is encoded by the coding sequence ATGCCCGTACACCCGCTTGCCATCGGCCTCGCCTGCGCGGTGGCGGCGCTGGTCGGCGTCGCGGCCGTCCACGATGCGACGGCCCGGCGGGTGCCCAACGCGGTGTGCCTCCTGCTGATTGCCATCTACCCGGCGATCTTCGCCACACCGGCCGCGCCCCAGCCGATCTGGGGCGGGCTGGCTGCCGCCCTCGCGGTGTTCGCCGTCGGGGCCGTGGTTTTCGCCGCCGGCTGGCTCGGCGGCGGCGACGTCAAGTTGCTGAGCGTGCTGGCGCTCTGGGCCGGGGCGGCGCACGTCGCCGAGCTTTTGCTCATCACGGCGCTCGCGGGCGGTGTCCTGGCGCTCGCCGTGCTTGTTTACAGCCGCGCCGTGGCCGTCGTTCCGGCCCTGGCGATCGGCAGCCGCGTGCCGAAACAAGCGACGCTGCCCTATGGGGTCGCCATCGCGTGCGGCGGTCTCTGGATCGCGGCGACCCTGATCGGCGCGGCGTAA
- a CDS encoding Flp family type IVb pilin: MSLEVTTQRRESVTTARIEHTSATQGGNAMFTTIKNLLRDESGVTAIEYGLIAALVAVAAVGAMETLGTGISDIFGTVESNLSTGSSSGG; this comes from the coding sequence ATGAGTCTGGAGGTGACGACGCAGAGACGCGAAAGCGTCACCACAGCGCGGATCGAACACACATCGGCCACCCAAGGAGGGAACGCCATGTTTACCACGATCAAGAATCTCCTGCGTGACGAGAGCGGCGTCACCGCCATCGAGTATGGTCTGATCGCGGCGCTGGTCGCGGTGGCCGCCGTTGGCGCTATGGAGACGCTGGGCACGGGCATCAGCGACATCTTCGGCACGGTCGAGAGCAACCTGAGCACTGGCAGCAGCAGCGGCGGCTGA
- a CDS encoding type II and III secretion system protein family protein — protein MGARALRRGLAALLVVLAAPAAAQVVDGSTQTVDLTPDEAKVVRLDAPVSSVFVANPDIADVQVKSPRLVYVFAKEVGSTTLFAVGDDDRVAASYKLDVGHDVRGLTRALREMHPDQPIDVRSVEGALVLEGTVDAAAAAEDARRLAQEFADEENIINRIEVNAPTQVNLRVHVAEVERDITESYGVRWDNISEEIFGEVFRFMGGSLSGAAGAFTFGAAGSGGATEAFLDILAEENLVRVLAEPNLTAMSGESASFLAGGEFPIPVGSDTEDGVTDIEIEFKEFGVQLKFMPVILDDRRISLKVSPEVSELNFADGVELSGTEVPAIDTRRASTTIELGSGQTFAIAGLLQQQRQQNLQKLPGLGDVPVLGALFRSQSFQRGQTELAIIVTPYIVEPSQGRDLASPADGMIAPNDIERLFFGRFHGEMTARQQRAHEKLKGRELAGPAGFMLE, from the coding sequence ATGGGCGCGCGCGCACTCCGCCGTGGGCTGGCGGCGCTCCTGGTCGTGCTCGCGGCGCCGGCGGCCGCGCAGGTTGTGGACGGAAGCACGCAAACCGTCGACCTGACGCCGGACGAGGCGAAGGTCGTGCGGCTGGACGCCCCCGTTTCCAGCGTTTTCGTGGCCAACCCGGACATCGCCGATGTCCAGGTCAAATCGCCGCGCCTGGTCTACGTATTCGCCAAGGAGGTCGGGTCGACGACCCTTTTCGCAGTGGGCGACGACGACCGTGTGGCGGCGAGCTACAAGCTCGATGTGGGCCACGACGTTCGGGGCCTGACGCGGGCGCTGCGCGAGATGCACCCGGATCAGCCCATCGACGTGCGCTCCGTGGAAGGCGCGCTCGTGCTGGAGGGCACCGTGGACGCCGCCGCGGCGGCGGAGGACGCGCGCCGCTTGGCCCAGGAATTCGCCGACGAAGAGAACATCATCAATCGGATCGAGGTGAATGCGCCCACCCAGGTGAACCTGCGCGTTCACGTCGCCGAGGTCGAGCGCGACATCACCGAGTCCTACGGCGTGCGCTGGGACAACATCTCCGAGGAGATCTTCGGCGAGGTTTTCCGCTTCATGGGCGGTTCGCTGTCCGGGGCCGCCGGGGCGTTCACCTTCGGCGCGGCCGGCAGCGGGGGCGCCACCGAGGCCTTCCTCGACATCCTCGCCGAGGAGAACCTCGTGCGCGTGCTGGCGGAGCCGAACCTGACGGCGATGTCCGGGGAATCCGCCAGCTTTCTAGCCGGCGGCGAGTTTCCGATCCCGGTCGGTTCGGACACCGAGGACGGCGTCACGGACATCGAGATCGAGTTCAAGGAGTTCGGCGTCCAGCTGAAGTTCATGCCGGTCATTCTCGACGACCGGCGCATCAGCCTGAAGGTCTCGCCGGAGGTCAGCGAGCTGAACTTCGCCGACGGCGTCGAGCTTTCCGGCACCGAGGTGCCGGCCATCGACACCCGCCGCGCCTCCACCACGATCGAGCTGGGCAGCGGGCAGACCTTCGCCATCGCGGGGCTGCTGCAGCAGCAGCGCCAGCAGAACCTGCAAAAGCTGCCGGGCCTGGGCGATGTGCCGGTGCTGGGCGCGCTCTTCCGCTCGCAGAGCTTCCAGCGCGGCCAGACCGAGCTGGCGATCATCGTCACGCCCTACATCGTCGAGCCCTCGCAGGGGCGCGACTTGGCCTCGCCCGCGGACGGCATGATCGCGCCCAACGACATCGAGCGCCTCTTCTTCGGCCGCTTCCACGGCGAGATGACGGCGCGCCAGCAGCGCGCGCACGAGAAGCTCAAGGGGCGGGAGCTGGCCGGCCCCGCCGGCTTCATGCTGGAGTAG